The nucleotide window GCGGCGCCGCCGAGAATGAACAGTGCGACCACCACGGTGGCCACGATGATGATGACCGCGATCATGTGGTCAGCCTACTCAGGACGACTGCACTCCTTTGGGCGCCTTTCCCGACATGAAACCGAACAGGTATCCGGCGACGCGTCTCATCTGGATCTCGTCGGCACCCTCGGTGATCCGGTAGCGCCGATGGTGACGGTAGATGTGCTCGAACGGTTCGTGCCGCGAGTAACCGCGTCCGCCGAACACCTGCATCGCCTGGTCGGCAGCGTCGCAGCACAGCCGATTCGCCTGGTAGTTGCACATCGAGACCTCCGCAGACGCGGCGAACGGCCCGTGGGTGTCCATCTTCCAGGCGGTTTCGCGGATCAGGGCCCGGATCATCGCGCACCGGGTGTGCAGGTCGACGAGCGGGAACTGGATCGCCTGATTCGTCGACAGCTTCTTGCCGAAAGGGGCACGCTCGTTGGCGTATGCCACCGCACGGTCGACGCAGTACTGTGCGGCACCCAGACTGGACGCCGCCTGGCGGATGCGGTTCTCGTTGAAGAAGTGCTGCACGACCTGCAGGCCGGCGCCCTCGGCGCCGAACACCGCGGAGTCCGGCACCCGGACATCCCGCAGCGAGATGTGTGCATGGTCGGTCGGCATGTTGAACGTCCACAGGTACTCCTCGACAGCGAACCCGGGGTCCTGCGGGTCGACGAGGAAAGCGGTGATCCCGCGGGCATCGCCGGGTTCTCCGCTGGTGCGGGCGAACACGATGTCGCGGTGCGCGGCATGGATACCGGTGTTCCACGTCTTCTCACCGTTGATGATCCAGTCGTCGCCGTCGCGGACGGCGGTCGTCTCCATGTAGGTGGCGTCGGAGCCGTGGTCGGGTTCGGTGATGCCGAAGGCGAAGAACTTCGTCCCCGCGGCCAGTCCTTCGACCCATTCCTCCTGCTGCGCGGGCGTGCCGTATTCGAGCATGAGGAGCAGACCGATGTTGTTGCCGACGATGGCGTGCTCGTTCTGCAGATCGCAATGCAGCCCGAGCCCCTTCGACGCCAAGTGCTCGCGGATGATCGCCATCGCCAGGTTCGATCCGTCCCGGCCGCCGAACTCGGCCGGAAAAGGGTAGCGGAAATGACCGGCGGCATCGGCCCGCCGCCTTGCCTCACCGAGGAGCGCTTCCCACTCCTTGTTCGGCAGACCGCCTCGCTCCCAGTCTGTTCGGGAGTCCTCACGCCGGTGGTCGAAGAACCGGATGTTGTCGTCGGCCTGCTCGAGGGGGACGATCTCGGCTTCGATGAAGGCGTCGAGTTCGGCCAGGTAGTCTTTCAGCGACTCGGGCAGTGCGAAGTCCACGATGAACCCCTCTCGGTTGGGATCGGATGTCCGGCGGTCACGGATGAGGGACCGCGAAGTACTTGGGGTTGGCGACGAGGAGTCGGGCCCGCACGTCGGCGACTACGGCGGCGCGGACCTTCTCGTCGGTCCCGTCGAGTTCACCGGACCACAGCGCTTCACAGAGTGCGCGCTGGTCGGCGATCCCGAGGGCACTCAGGCGTTGC belongs to Gordonia sp. KTR9 and includes:
- a CDS encoding acyl-CoA dehydrogenase family protein, translating into MDFALPESLKDYLAELDAFIEAEIVPLEQADDNIRFFDHRREDSRTDWERGGLPNKEWEALLGEARRRADAAGHFRYPFPAEFGGRDGSNLAMAIIREHLASKGLGLHCDLQNEHAIVGNNIGLLLMLEYGTPAQQEEWVEGLAAGTKFFAFGITEPDHGSDATYMETTAVRDGDDWIINGEKTWNTGIHAAHRDIVFARTSGEPGDARGITAFLVDPQDPGFAVEEYLWTFNMPTDHAHISLRDVRVPDSAVFGAEGAGLQVVQHFFNENRIRQAASSLGAAQYCVDRAVAYANERAPFGKKLSTNQAIQFPLVDLHTRCAMIRALIRETAWKMDTHGPFAASAEVSMCNYQANRLCCDAADQAMQVFGGRGYSRHEPFEHIYRHHRRYRITEGADEIQMRRVAGYLFGFMSGKAPKGVQSS